One stretch of Euphorbia lathyris chromosome 7, ddEupLath1.1, whole genome shotgun sequence DNA includes these proteins:
- the LOC136234954 gene encoding cryptochrome-1 isoform X1 encodes MSGGGGGGGGCSIVWFRRDLRVEDNPALAAGVRAGAVVAVFIWAPEEEGHYYPGRVSRWWLKQSLAHLDSYLRTLGTVLLTKRSSDSVASLLDVVKTTGATQIFFNHLYDPLSLVRDHRAKELLTAKGIAVRSFNADLLYEPWDINDAQGRPFTTFAGFWERCLSMPYDPESPLLPPKRIIAGDISRCPADTLIFEDESEKGSNALLSRAWSPGWSNADKALTTFVNGPLIEYSKNRRKADSATTSFLSPHLHFGEVSVRKVFHLVRIRQVLWANEGNKAGEESVNLFLKSIGLREYSRYMSFNHPYSHERPLLGHLKFFPWVVDEGYFKAWRQGRTGYPLVDAGMRELWATGWLHDRIRVVVSSFFVKVLQLPWRWGMKYFWDTLLDADLESDALGWQYISGTLPDSRDFDRIDNPQFEGYRTDPNGEYVRRWLPELARLPTEWIHHPWNAPESVLQAAGIELGSNYPLPIVGIEAAKVRLQEALAEMWQLEAASRAAIENGTEEGLGDSTDSAPIAFPRDILMEENHGPVRNIPPTTIRRYEDQMVPSMTCSLLRAEEEETSSDLRNAAEDSRAEVPRTLNVNQEQRRDTTQTIRANNNMMRFNALGGPAHTEDSTAESSSSSSRRERDGGIVPVWSPPSTSYSEQYAGDENGMGASSYLPRHSQAHQVVNWRRLSQTG; translated from the exons ATGtcaggtggtggtggtggtggtggtggatgTAGTATAGTCTGGTTTAGGAGAGATCTGAGGGTTGAAGATAATCCAGCACTTGCTGCTGGTGTTAGAGCTGGTGCTGTTGTTGCTGTTTTTATTTGGGCACCTGAAGAAGAAGGTCATTATTATCCAGGTAGAGTTTCTAGATGGTGGCTTAAACAGAGTTTGGCTCATCTTGATTCTTATTTGAGGACTCTTGGTACTGTTCTTCTCACTAAAAGATCATCTGATAGTGTTGCTTCTCTTCTTGATGTTGTTAAGACTACTGGTGCTACTCAGATTTTCTTCAACCACTTGTATG ATCCGTTGTCACTGGTTAGGGATCATAGGGCGAAGGAGCTTTTGACTGCTAAAGGCATAGCTGTAAGATCTTTTAATGCGGATTTGCTGTATGAACCGTGGGATATTAATGATGCTCAAGGACGGCCTTTCACGACTTTTGCTGGATTCTGGGAAAGATGCCTTAGTATGCCTTATGATCCAGAGTCACCTCTTCTTCCTCCCAAGAGGATTATTGCAG GTGATATATCTAGATGCCCTGCAGACACACTTATCTTTGAAGATGAATCAGAGAAAGGAAGCAACGCATTGCTTTCTCGGGCTTGGTCTCCAGGGTGGAGCAATGCTGATAAGGCCTTGACAACGTTTGTAAATGGACCTCTAATTGAGTACTCTAAGAACCGTAGGAAAGCAGACAGTGCAACAACCTCTTTTCTTTCACCTCATTTGCATTTTGGGGAGGTAAGTGTGAGAAAAGTGTTTCATCTTGTTCGAATCAGGCAAGTCCTGTGGGCGAACGAAGGAAACAAAGCTGGAGAAGAAAGTGTAAACTTGTTTCTAAAATCAATTGGTCTGAGGGAATATTCAAGATACATGAGTTTTAACCATCCTTATAGCCATGAAAGGCCTCTTCTTGGGCACCTGAAATTCTTCCCTTGGGTTGTGGATGAAGGGTATTTTAAGGCTTGGAGACAAGGTAGAACTGGTTATCCATTAGTTGATGCAGGAATGAGAGAGTTATGGGCTACTGGGTGGCTTCATGATCGAATAAGAGTTGTGGTTTCAAGTTTCTTTGTGAAGGTTCTACAGCTTCCATGGAGATGGGGAATGAAGTATTTTTGGGACACCCTTTTGGATGCAGATTTAGAAAGTGATGCTCTTGGTTGGCAGTACATTTCTGGTACTCTCCCTGACAGCAGAGACTTTGATCGCATCGACAATCCACAG TTTGAGGGTTACAGAACTGACCCAAATGGAGAATATGTGCGGAGGTGGCTTCCTGAACTTGCAAGGCTACCTACTGAATGGATACATCATCCATGGAATGCTCCAGAATCTGTACTCCAAGCTGCCGGAATCGAGCTGGGATCAAATTACCCTCTCCCGATTGTAGGAATAGAAGCAGCCAAAGTGAGATTGCAAGAAGCACTTGCAGAAATGTGGCAGCTAGAAGCAGCTTCCAGAGCTGCAATCGAGAATGGGACTGAGGAAGGGCTTGGAGACTCAACTGACTCAGCCCCAATCGCCTTCCCTCGAGACATACTTATGGAGGAAAACCATGGGCCTGTAAGAAACATTCCACCTACTACAATTCGGCGTTATGAGGATCAGATGGTTCCAAGCATGACTTGTTCTCTGCTTAGAGCTGAAGAGGAAGAAACTTCCTCCGATCTTCGGAATGCAGCAGAAGATAGCAGAGCGGAGGTGCCAAGAACTTTAAATGTCAATCAAGAACAAAGAAGAGACACTACACAAACTATTCGTGCGAACAACAACATGATGCGTTTTAATGCTCTTGGAGGTCCAGCACATACTGAAGATTCAACAGCAGAATCGTCGAGTAGTAGTAGTAGGCGAGAAAGGGATGGAGGCATAGTTCCGGTTTGGTCACCTCCAAGTACAAGTTACTCAGAACAGTATGCTGGAGATGAAAATGGAATGGGAGCAAGTTCTTATTTGCCAAGGCATTCACAAGCTCATCAGGTAGTAAATTGGAGGCGGCTATCGCAGACCGG GTAA
- the LOC136201426 gene encoding aquaporin NIP1-1-like has product MSSPSISVTSELSPKHQLANKRTLGKEHKEMSSPISISVTSELSPKMQLAFKQQLVATEPKATKVFVEDDAYADADASPSIFQKVLAEFVGTYFLVFVGCGAALTDRILQLSFLGIAIVWGVILMALIYAVGHISGAHFNPAVSIAFAAAQKFPWKHVPAYILVQILGATVASLTLKAMYSKEDDIEIIVTSYKDSTSHLEAIIWEFIATFLLMFVISGVATDDRASKNIAGVAIGGTLMIDAMLIGPITGASLNPARSLGPAIVSGVYKNLWVYIVSPIFGALAASLVYKMLRVSEPEKPQEKSKSVFNHLYTPGEP; this is encoded by the exons atgtctAGCCCTTCAATTTCAGTCACTAGTGAGCTCTCACCAAAACATCAACTTGCAAATAAACGCACCCTTGGTAAAGAACACAAGGAAATGTCTAGCCCCATTTCCATATCCGTCACTAGCGAGCTGTCGCCAAAAATGCAACTCGCTTTTAAACAACAACTTGTTGCTACCGAACCTAAGGCGACCAAGGTTTTCGTCGAAGACGATGCCTATGCAGATGCAGATGCTTCTCCATCCATTTTCCAGAAG GTTCTCGCAGAGTTCGTAGGCACGTATTTTCTTGTATTTGTGGGGTGTGGGGCTGCTCTTACAGACAGAATTCTTCAACTATCATTTTTGGGGATAGCAATAGTTTGGGGTGTGATTTTGATGGCATTAATATATGCAGTTGGTCATATTTCTGGTGCACATTTCAATCCTGCTGTTTCCATTGCCTTTGCTGCTGCCCAAAAATTCCCCTGGAAACAT GTGCCTGCATATATCTTGGTTCAGATACTGGGGGCAACAGTTGCTAGTCTCACCCTTAAAGCCATGTACAGTAAAGAGGATGATATTGAAATAATTGTGACTTCTTACAAAGATTCGACTTCTCATCTTGAAGCTATAATTTGGGAATTTATAGCCACTTTTCTTTTGATGTTCGTGATAAGCGGTGTTGCTACAGATGATAGAGCG AGCAAAAACATTGCTGGAGTAGCTATTGGTGGCACATTGATGATTGATGCGATGCTTATCGG GCCGATCACCGGAGCTTCGCTGAACCCTGCAAGAAGCTTAGGCCCTGCTATTGTATCAGGTGTTTACAAGAATCTTTGGGTGTATATTGTTTCTCCTATATTTGGAGCATTAGCTGCATCTCTTGTGTACAAAATGTTAAGAGTATCTGAACCTGAAAAACCTCAAGAGAAGAGTAAATCTGTATTCAATCATCTTTATACACCAGGCGAACCGTAG
- the LOC136234954 gene encoding cryptochrome-1 isoform X2 encodes MSGGGGGGGGCSIVWFRRDLRVEDNPALAAGVRAGAVVAVFIWAPEEEGHYYPGRVSRWWLKQSLAHLDSYLRTLGTVLLTKRSSDSVASLLDVVKTTGATQIFFNHLYDPLSLVRDHRAKELLTAKGIAVRSFNADLLYEPWDINDAQGRPFTTFAGFWERCLSMPYDPESPLLPPKRIIAGDISRCPADTLIFEDESEKGSNALLSRAWSPGWSNADKALTTFVNGPLIEYSKNRRKADSATTSFLSPHLHFGEVSVRKVFHLVRIRQVLWANEGNKAGEESVNLFLKSIGLREYSRYMSFNHPYSHERPLLGHLKFFPWVVDEGYFKAWRQGRTGYPLVDAGMRELWATGWLHDRIRVVVSSFFVKVLQLPWRWGMKYFWDTLLDADLESDALGWQYISGTLPDSRDFDRIDNPQFEGYRTDPNGEYVRRWLPELARLPTEWIHHPWNAPESVLQAAGIELGSNYPLPIVGIEAAKVRLQEALAEMWQLEAASRAAIENGTEEGLGDSTDSAPIAFPRDILMEENHGPVRNIPPTTIRRYEDQMVPSMTCSLLRAEEEETSSDLRNAAEDSRAEVPRTLNVNQEQRRDTTQTIRANNNMMRFNALGGPAHTEDSTAESSSSSSRRERDGGIVPVWSPPSTSYSEQYAGDENGMGASSYLPRHSQAHQVVNWRRLSQTG; translated from the exons ATGtcaggtggtggtggtggtggtggtggatgTAGTATAGTCTGGTTTAGGAGAGATCTGAGGGTTGAAGATAATCCAGCACTTGCTGCTGGTGTTAGAGCTGGTGCTGTTGTTGCTGTTTTTATTTGGGCACCTGAAGAAGAAGGTCATTATTATCCAGGTAGAGTTTCTAGATGGTGGCTTAAACAGAGTTTGGCTCATCTTGATTCTTATTTGAGGACTCTTGGTACTGTTCTTCTCACTAAAAGATCATCTGATAGTGTTGCTTCTCTTCTTGATGTTGTTAAGACTACTGGTGCTACTCAGATTTTCTTCAACCACTTGTATG ATCCGTTGTCACTGGTTAGGGATCATAGGGCGAAGGAGCTTTTGACTGCTAAAGGCATAGCTGTAAGATCTTTTAATGCGGATTTGCTGTATGAACCGTGGGATATTAATGATGCTCAAGGACGGCCTTTCACGACTTTTGCTGGATTCTGGGAAAGATGCCTTAGTATGCCTTATGATCCAGAGTCACCTCTTCTTCCTCCCAAGAGGATTATTGCAG GTGATATATCTAGATGCCCTGCAGACACACTTATCTTTGAAGATGAATCAGAGAAAGGAAGCAACGCATTGCTTTCTCGGGCTTGGTCTCCAGGGTGGAGCAATGCTGATAAGGCCTTGACAACGTTTGTAAATGGACCTCTAATTGAGTACTCTAAGAACCGTAGGAAAGCAGACAGTGCAACAACCTCTTTTCTTTCACCTCATTTGCATTTTGGGGAGGTAAGTGTGAGAAAAGTGTTTCATCTTGTTCGAATCAGGCAAGTCCTGTGGGCGAACGAAGGAAACAAAGCTGGAGAAGAAAGTGTAAACTTGTTTCTAAAATCAATTGGTCTGAGGGAATATTCAAGATACATGAGTTTTAACCATCCTTATAGCCATGAAAGGCCTCTTCTTGGGCACCTGAAATTCTTCCCTTGGGTTGTGGATGAAGGGTATTTTAAGGCTTGGAGACAAGGTAGAACTGGTTATCCATTAGTTGATGCAGGAATGAGAGAGTTATGGGCTACTGGGTGGCTTCATGATCGAATAAGAGTTGTGGTTTCAAGTTTCTTTGTGAAGGTTCTACAGCTTCCATGGAGATGGGGAATGAAGTATTTTTGGGACACCCTTTTGGATGCAGATTTAGAAAGTGATGCTCTTGGTTGGCAGTACATTTCTGGTACTCTCCCTGACAGCAGAGACTTTGATCGCATCGACAATCCACAG TTTGAGGGTTACAGAACTGACCCAAATGGAGAATATGTGCGGAGGTGGCTTCCTGAACTTGCAAGGCTACCTACTGAATGGATACATCATCCATGGAATGCTCCAGAATCTGTACTCCAAGCTGCCGGAATCGAGCTGGGATCAAATTACCCTCTCCCGATTGTAGGAATAGAAGCAGCCAAAGTGAGATTGCAAGAAGCACTTGCAGAAATGTGGCAGCTAGAAGCAGCTTCCAGAGCTGCAATCGAGAATGGGACTGAGGAAGGGCTTGGAGACTCAACTGACTCAGCCCCAATCGCCTTCCCTCGAGACATACTTATGGAGGAAAACCATGGGCCTGTAAGAAACATTCCACCTACTACAATTCGGCGTTATGAGGATCAGATGGTTCCAAGCATGACTTGTTCTCTGCTTAGAGCTGAAGAGGAAGAAACTTCCTCCGATCTTCGGAATGCAGCAGAAGATAGCAGAGCGGAGGTGCCAAGAACTTTAAATGTCAATCAAGAACAAAGAAGAGACACTACACAAACTATTCGTGCGAACAACAACATGATGCGTTTTAATGCTCTTGGAGGTCCAGCACATACTGAAGATTCAACAGCAGAATCGTCGAGTAGTAGTAGTAGGCGAGAAAGGGATGGAGGCATAGTTCCGGTTTGGTCACCTCCAAGTACAAGTTACTCAGAACAGTATGCTGGAGATGAAAATGGAATGGGAGCAAGTTCTTATTTGCCAAGGCATTCACAAGCTCATCAGGTAGTAAATTGGAGGCGGCTATCGCAGACCGGGTAA